From Methanobacterium sp., a single genomic window includes:
- a CDS encoding cupin domain-containing protein, whose protein sequence is MIIRDIKNCDYFRAMDKTLLCELLHPDKENEDLKIDFSIAHAVLKCGESSIVHRLKTSVEIYYILQGRGIMHIDDEAEEIHPGQVIYIPANSNQYIENTGNEELKFLCIVNPMFCRTVASAAGPRL, encoded by the coding sequence ATGATTATAAGAGACATTAAAAACTGTGATTACTTTAGAGCAATGGATAAAACACTGCTATGCGAACTGCTTCATCCTGATAAAGAGAATGAAGATTTAAAGATAGATTTTAGTATTGCACATGCTGTTTTAAAGTGCGGTGAATCCTCAATTGTTCACAGACTTAAAACTTCAGTTGAAATTTACTATATTCTCCAAGGAAGAGGGATTATGCACATAGATGATGAAGCAGAAGAAATTCATCCAGGACAGGTTATTTACATTCCTGCTAATTCAAATCAATACATCGAAAATACTGGAAATGAAGAATTAAAGTTTTTATGTATTGTTAATCCCATGTTCTGCAGGACCGTTGCAAGTGCAGCAGGTCCACGGTTGTAA
- a CDS encoding cobalt-precorrin-7 (C(5))-methyltransferase, translating into MSKLYVVGIGPGSRDYLTQAALNAVNNSDTVMGSKRALDLFKTDSQKIEINAKNMNECLKESVDKVKNGKTVAILSTGDPGFSGVLKPILNLKSGVEIEVIPGVSSVQLCAAKLKIPWDDADLITMHGKGICEEILDIIENGKPSIILPNFKPAELAEFLIENGVEKDRKVSVCEKLSYEDEKIVESTLKDILQMEFSYMCVMVVY; encoded by the coding sequence ATGTCCAAGCTTTATGTTGTGGGAATAGGCCCGGGATCCAGGGATTATTTAACTCAAGCAGCATTAAATGCTGTTAATAATTCAGATACAGTCATGGGGAGCAAAAGAGCTTTGGATCTATTTAAAACAGATTCACAGAAAATAGAAATCAACGCTAAAAACATGAACGAATGTCTAAAAGAATCAGTAGATAAAGTTAAAAACGGAAAAACCGTTGCAATTCTTTCAACTGGCGATCCTGGATTTTCAGGAGTTTTAAAGCCTATTTTAAACCTGAAAAGTGGTGTTGAAATTGAGGTTATCCCTGGTGTGAGTTCTGTCCAGCTGTGTGCTGCAAAACTTAAAATACCATGGGATGATGCAGATTTAATTACCATGCATGGGAAAGGTATTTGTGAAGAAATTTTAGACATTATTGAAAACGGAAAACCTTCAATAATACTTCCAAATTTTAAACCTGCTGAATTGGCTGAATTTTTGATTGAAAATGGTGTTGAAAAGGATAGAAAAGTATCGGTTTGTGAAAAACTCAGTTATGAAGACGAAAAAATAGTTGAATCTACCTTAAAAGATATTTTGCAAATGGAATTCAGTTATATGTGTGTGATGGTGGTTTATTAG
- a CDS encoding NusA-like transcription termination signal-binding factor encodes MTIKFTTHEIRYIALFESMTGAMVKDCIVNDEAGKITFLVKRGDMGLAIGKRGSTVAKVQKAVDKGVEVIEHSEDPVEFITNLMAPAKVRSIRILQKENGEKIATIETDPRNKRTAIGKGGRNIERARLLAKRQHNINNIVIK; translated from the coding sequence GTGACCATAAAATTTACAACACATGAAATAAGATATATAGCACTCTTTGAGAGCATGACCGGCGCAATGGTCAAAGACTGTATTGTTAATGACGAAGCAGGTAAAATAACTTTTCTCGTAAAAAGAGGAGACATGGGACTTGCAATTGGAAAAAGAGGAAGTACAGTAGCTAAAGTTCAAAAAGCTGTTGACAAGGGTGTTGAAGTCATAGAGCACTCCGAAGATCCCGTGGAATTTATCACCAACCTAATGGCTCCGGCCAAAGTTAGAAGTATCAGAATACTTCAAAAAGAAAATGGGGAAAAAATCGCCACCATAGAGACAGATCCCAGAAATAAAAGGACTGCTATTGGAAAAGGCGGTAGAAACATAGAAAGAGCAAGGCTTTTAGCAAAAAGACAGCACAATATAAATAACATTGTGATAAAATAA
- a CDS encoding 30S ribosomal protein S12, producing the protein MPGLFAAKKLKKNRQNFRWKDVEYKRKTLRLDVKADPLEGAPQARGIVIEKVGIEAKQPNSAIRKCVRVQLIKNGKQITAFAPGDGAIGFIDEHDEVMIEGIGGPSGRSMGDIPGVRWKVTKVNNVSLEEMVKGKIEKPVR; encoded by the coding sequence TTGCCCGGACTTTTTGCAGCAAAAAAACTTAAAAAGAATAGACAGAACTTCAGATGGAAGGATGTAGAATATAAAAGAAAAACACTGAGATTAGATGTTAAAGCTGACCCTTTAGAAGGAGCACCTCAGGCAAGAGGAATTGTAATAGAGAAAGTAGGTATTGAGGCAAAACAGCCAAACTCAGCTATACGAAAGTGTGTAAGGGTTCAGCTCATTAAAAATGGGAAGCAAATAACTGCATTTGCCCCTGGAGATGGTGCTATCGGGTTTATCGATGAGCACGACGAAGTTATGATTGAAGGAATTGGAGGACCATCCGGAAGATCCATGGGAGATATTCCTGGAGTAAGATGGAAGGTTACTAAAGTAAACAACGTATCATTAGAAGAAATGGTTAAAGGTAAAATTGAAAAACCAGTTAGATAA
- the tuf gene encoding translation elongation factor EF-1 subunit alpha, translating into MAKAKEHINLAFIGHVDHGKSTLVGHVLLQSGAIAEQQLAEGENKFRFVMDKLTEERERGVTIDLAHAKFETPKYELTIVDCPGHRDFVKNMITGASQADAAVLVVAIDDGIMPQTKEHAFLARTLGINQLIIAINKMDLVNYDESKYNALKDEVGALIKTVAYDPSKIHFIPISAFEGDNISKPSENTPWYKGPALVPALDEFQAPEKPTNLPLRVPIQDVYSITGVGTVPVGRIETGIMKKGDNVIFEPAGKAGEVKSIEMHHEMLDQAEPGDNVGFNVRGVGKNDIRRGDVAGHTDNAPTVAKEFTAQIVVLQHPGVITVGYTPVFHCHTAQVACTFLELQKKLDPSTGQVKEENPDFLKTGDAAFVKVKPTKPMVIENVKEIPHMGRFAIRDMGQTVAAGMCIDIVKAK; encoded by the coding sequence ATGGCTAAAGCAAAAGAACACATAAACCTGGCGTTTATTGGACACGTAGACCATGGTAAATCAACACTTGTAGGGCATGTATTGCTTCAATCAGGAGCTATTGCAGAACAGCAGCTTGCTGAAGGTGAAAACAAGTTCAGATTTGTTATGGATAAATTGACAGAAGAAAGAGAAAGAGGAGTAACAATTGACCTTGCACACGCAAAGTTCGAAACTCCAAAATATGAATTAACAATTGTGGACTGTCCAGGTCACAGAGACTTCGTTAAAAACATGATTACAGGAGCATCTCAAGCAGACGCAGCAGTGCTCGTAGTTGCAATAGACGACGGTATAATGCCACAAACCAAGGAACATGCTTTCCTTGCAAGAACACTTGGTATCAACCAGCTAATCATTGCAATAAACAAAATGGACCTTGTAAACTACGACGAATCCAAATACAATGCACTTAAAGATGAAGTAGGTGCATTAATCAAAACAGTAGCTTACGACCCATCCAAAATACACTTCATACCAATCTCTGCATTTGAAGGAGACAACATATCCAAACCAAGTGAAAACACACCATGGTACAAAGGCCCTGCCCTCGTACCAGCACTCGATGAATTCCAGGCACCAGAAAAACCAACAAACTTACCGCTAAGAGTACCTATCCAGGATGTTTACTCAATTACCGGTGTGGGAACAGTACCAGTTGGAAGAATCGAAACAGGTATAATGAAAAAAGGCGACAATGTTATATTCGAGCCAGCAGGAAAAGCTGGAGAGGTTAAATCTATCGAAATGCACCACGAAATGCTCGACCAAGCAGAACCTGGTGACAACGTAGGGTTTAACGTGAGAGGTGTTGGTAAAAACGATATCAGAAGAGGGGATGTTGCAGGACATACTGATAATGCACCAACAGTTGCAAAAGAATTCACAGCTCAAATCGTTGTTCTACAGCACCCGGGTGTTATTACAGTAGGTTACACTCCAGTATTCCACTGTCACACCGCTCAGGTTGCATGTACATTCCTGGAACTGCAGAAAAAGCTTGACCCATCCACTGGCCAGGTTAAAGAAGAAAACCCTGACTTCCTGAAAACTGGAGACGCTGCATTCGTTAAAGTCAAACCAACCAAACCAATGGTTATAGAAAACGTTAAAGAGATTCCACACATGGGAAGATTCGCTATCAGAGATATGGGTCAGACTGTGGCTGCTGGGATGTGTATCGACATAGTTAAAGCAAAATAG
- a CDS encoding 50S ribosomal protein L30e, with amino-acid sequence MDVDRGIRVAVDTGTVTLGSDRSVQALKLGKGKLVIIAENCPEEVREDVMHYSKLSDIPVYTYGGTSVDLGSVCGKPFTVATLIIKDPGDSTILEIMG; translated from the coding sequence ATGGATGTAGATAGAGGAATTAGGGTCGCTGTAGATACAGGGACTGTTACATTAGGGTCTGATAGATCTGTTCAGGCTTTAAAGTTAGGCAAAGGAAAACTGGTGATCATTGCAGAAAATTGCCCTGAAGAAGTTAGGGAAGATGTGATGCATTATTCAAAATTATCAGATATTCCTGTTTACACTTATGGTGGTACAAGCGTAGATCTTGGTTCTGTATGTGGTAAACCATTTACAGTTGCTACACTTATCATTAAGGATCCAGGAGATTCTACAATATTAGAAATTATGGGGTAA
- a CDS encoding class I SAM-dependent methyltransferase: MLEYKGIVIYTHPEVYEPAEDTFLFAENLDIQRGDEVLEIGTGTGLITVYAAQRTKRVVATDINKNAIKCALKNTIANRTYNVELREGNLFEPVEGEKFDLILFNTPYLPTSEDERLDEELNTAFDGGLEGRDTIDAFIDQVKDYLNDEGRVQLVQSSLADNKKTLTKLEELGFEAEITASKKCFFEEIVVITGKLK, encoded by the coding sequence ATGTTAGAATACAAAGGAATAGTAATTTACACTCACCCTGAGGTTTATGAGCCTGCAGAAGATACATTTTTATTTGCAGAAAATCTGGATATTCAAAGAGGCGATGAAGTGCTTGAAATAGGAACTGGAACAGGTTTAATAACTGTTTATGCTGCTCAAAGAACAAAAAGAGTTGTTGCAACCGATATAAACAAAAATGCCATCAAATGTGCCTTGAAAAACACCATTGCTAACAGAACCTATAACGTGGAATTAAGAGAAGGAAACCTTTTTGAACCTGTTGAAGGTGAAAAATTCGATCTTATTTTGTTTAATACTCCCTATCTTCCAACATCTGAGGATGAAAGACTTGATGAAGAGCTTAATACTGCTTTTGATGGAGGTTTAGAGGGTAGAGATACAATAGATGCCTTCATTGATCAGGTCAAAGATTATTTGAATGATGAAGGGCGTGTTCAGCTGGTGCAGTCTTCACTTGCAGATAACAAAAAAACCCTCACCAAACTGGAAGAATTAGGTTTTGAAGCTGAAATTACAGCCAGCAAAAAGTGTTTCTTTGAAGAAATTGTGGTTATAACTGGAAAATTGAAATAG
- a CDS encoding elongation factor EF-2, with protein sequence MSRRDKMISKIKELMYQPENIRNIGIVAHIDHGKTTLSDNLLAGAGMISAELAGDQRFLDFDEQEQARGITIDAANVSMVHKYKDKEYLINLIDTPGHVDFGGDVTRAMRAVDGAVVVICAVEGIMPQTETVLRQALKENVKPVLFINKVDRLINELKLDANELQQRFIKIIASANKIIRSMAPEELKNDWLAKVEDGSVAFGSAYHNWAINVPIMQKTSITFKDIYEYCRDENQKELAQKAPITDVLLDMVIEHLPSPEISQKYRVPAIWAGDTESEEGQGMLNTSPDSPLAVMVTNISIDKHAGEIATGRVYGGTIEKGTEIYMVGSMGKARTQQVGVYMGPERINTDKVPAGNIVAITGAKNAVAGETISEPGRKIKAFEGLEHISEPVVTVAVEAKNTKDLPKLIEVLRQVGKEDPTVRIEINEETGEHLIAGMGELHLEIITYRINEKGVEIETSQPIVVYRETIAGKAGPVEGKSPNKHNRFYIEIEPLEDIMFQALQDKKIKEGRVKGKEEAAKFMEYGLDKEEARRVWDVYERSLFINMTRGIQYLDEIKELLLEGFESALDDGPIARERVMGIKIKLMDAKIHEDAVHRGPAQVLPAIRKAVYGSIMMANPTLLEPKQKVFINTPQDYMGAATREVQNRRGQIVDMQQEGDMMTLESKVPVAEMFGFAGDIRSATEGRCLWSTENAGFERLPAELQKQIVRQIRDRKGLSPEPYGPDHYLG encoded by the coding sequence GTGAGTAGACGGGACAAAATGATTAGTAAAATCAAGGAATTGATGTACCAGCCTGAAAACATCAGAAATATTGGAATTGTAGCCCACATTGACCACGGAAAAACCACATTATCTGATAACCTACTTGCTGGTGCAGGAATGATATCTGCAGAACTTGCAGGAGATCAGAGATTCCTCGATTTTGACGAGCAAGAACAGGCAAGAGGAATTACAATTGATGCAGCAAACGTGTCTATGGTGCACAAATACAAGGATAAAGAATATCTGATTAACCTTATTGATACACCAGGTCATGTTGACTTTGGTGGAGATGTAACACGTGCAATGAGAGCTGTAGATGGTGCAGTTGTTGTGATATGTGCTGTTGAGGGGATCATGCCTCAAACAGAAACTGTACTTAGACAGGCACTGAAAGAAAACGTTAAGCCAGTTTTATTCATCAACAAGGTTGATCGTCTGATAAACGAGTTAAAACTGGATGCTAACGAGCTTCAGCAGAGGTTCATAAAAATCATTGCTTCTGCAAACAAGATCATAAGATCAATGGCTCCAGAAGAACTTAAAAATGACTGGCTGGCCAAGGTAGAAGATGGAAGTGTTGCATTTGGTTCTGCATACCACAACTGGGCTATAAATGTTCCAATTATGCAGAAAACAAGTATCACATTCAAAGATATTTATGAATACTGTAGAGATGAAAACCAGAAGGAACTGGCTCAAAAAGCACCGATTACAGATGTTTTACTTGATATGGTTATAGAGCACCTGCCAAGCCCTGAAATATCACAGAAATACAGGGTGCCGGCGATCTGGGCTGGAGACACTGAAAGTGAAGAAGGACAGGGTATGCTTAACACAAGTCCAGATTCACCACTTGCAGTAATGGTTACAAACATCAGTATCGATAAGCACGCTGGTGAAATAGCAACTGGCCGTGTTTATGGTGGAACAATAGAAAAAGGTACTGAAATCTACATGGTAGGCTCTATGGGTAAAGCAAGAACCCAGCAGGTTGGAGTGTACATGGGTCCTGAGCGGATCAACACCGACAAGGTTCCGGCAGGAAATATCGTGGCAATAACCGGCGCAAAAAACGCTGTTGCTGGGGAAACAATCTCAGAACCAGGAAGAAAGATCAAAGCATTTGAAGGACTTGAACACATCTCAGAACCGGTAGTTACAGTTGCTGTTGAAGCTAAAAACACCAAAGACCTTCCAAAACTCATAGAAGTTCTAAGACAGGTGGGAAAAGAAGACCCCACAGTAAGGATTGAAATTAACGAAGAAACAGGTGAGCACCTCATCGCTGGTATGGGTGAACTTCACCTTGAAATTATCACCTACAGAATCAATGAAAAAGGTGTGGAAATAGAAACATCGCAACCAATTGTTGTTTACAGAGAAACAATTGCAGGTAAAGCTGGCCCAGTGGAAGGAAAATCTCCTAACAAGCACAACAGATTCTATATTGAAATTGAACCCTTAGAAGACATCATGTTCCAGGCACTGCAGGACAAAAAGATCAAAGAAGGCAGAGTCAAAGGAAAAGAAGAAGCAGCGAAATTCATGGAATACGGCCTTGATAAAGAAGAAGCAAGAAGGGTATGGGATGTATACGAGCGCAGTTTATTCATAAACATGACTCGAGGTATACAGTACCTGGATGAAATTAAAGAACTTCTACTTGAAGGTTTTGAAAGCGCATTAGACGATGGCCCCATTGCAAGAGAAAGGGTCATGGGTATAAAAATAAAGCTCATGGATGCAAAGATTCACGAGGACGCTGTACACAGAGGACCTGCTCAGGTTTTACCAGCAATAAGGAAAGCAGTATATGGATCAATAATGATGGCAAACCCAACATTACTGGAACCAAAACAAAAAGTATTCATCAATACTCCACAGGATTACATGGGTGCAGCAACCAGGGAAGTACAAAACAGAAGAGGGCAGATCGTGGACATGCAGCAGGAAGGTGACATGATGACCCTTGAATCAAAAGTGCCTGTTGCAGAAATGTTCGGGTTTGCAGGAGATATAAGATCTGCCACTGAGGGTAGATGCCTATGGTCAACAGAAAATGCAGGATTTGAAAGATTACCTGCAGAGCTTCAAAAACAGATTGTAAGACAGATAAGAGATAGGAAAGGATTAAGTCCTGAACCTTATGGTCCAGACCATTATTTAGGCTAA
- a CDS encoding C39 family peptidase, with the protein MKKYIAVLLVALIIGVTPAVAAEYSEITQTADLAVKGKGADVASASELVEAVESGKTTGIDNETFGTNANVSSTESATVENTTTSDNLVSVDDQATSTDMQVPDLNGTSEDYVIENITIPQIDTSGIVMQSTDYSCGPAALATVLQNMGINSTEGDLKVLAGTDTSGTTMHGLSEAAKAKGLSATGMKLSVDDLKPNNIVHIILDGEGHYSVIREVSENSVYLADPSLGNIEMSREEFSAIFTGNVLVITDPNMQVNQTETSNQTNITDTSIVQPENSQTLAAETMQDIRGRVIWKFILAAIAAKKVWAIKMAAKIAKHAWKSGVRGRELAGTIKRAILKRVPFNDRQRVQKAALAGASALYGYTVTNRDRWCLWTAIAVTKGPFWMTLVFGR; encoded by the coding sequence ATGAAAAAATATATTGCAGTTTTGCTTGTGGCACTCATTATTGGAGTGACGCCGGCGGTTGCTGCAGAATATAGTGAAATAACCCAAACTGCTGATTTGGCAGTTAAGGGAAAAGGTGCAGATGTTGCATCTGCATCTGAATTAGTAGAAGCAGTTGAAAGTGGAAAAACAACAGGAATAGATAATGAAACGTTCGGCACGAATGCAAATGTGTCAAGTACAGAATCAGCTACTGTAGAAAATACTACAACGAGCGATAATCTTGTATCAGTAGATGATCAGGCTACAAGTACAGATATGCAAGTTCCAGATTTAAATGGAACTTCAGAGGACTATGTAATCGAAAATATTACAATTCCACAAATAGACACCAGTGGAATAGTGATGCAGTCAACAGATTATAGCTGTGGACCAGCTGCACTTGCAACAGTTCTGCAGAACATGGGTATAAACAGCACAGAAGGGGATCTCAAGGTCCTTGCTGGCACAGACACATCAGGGACAACAATGCACGGATTATCAGAAGCAGCGAAAGCAAAAGGTTTAAGTGCAACTGGTATGAAATTATCAGTTGATGATCTTAAACCTAATAACATCGTGCATATTATACTGGATGGCGAAGGCCATTACAGTGTAATCAGAGAAGTAAGTGAAAATAGTGTTTACCTTGCTGACCCAAGCCTTGGAAACATTGAAATGAGCAGAGAAGAGTTCAGTGCAATTTTCACAGGCAATGTTCTGGTTATAACTGATCCTAACATGCAAGTTAATCAAACAGAAACTTCAAATCAAACAAACATAACAGATACAAGCATTGTACAACCAGAAAACAGCCAAACTTTGGCCGCTGAAACTATGCAGGATATACGAGGAAGAGTTATTTGGAAATTCATTCTTGCGGCGATTGCTGCAAAAAAAGTTTGGGCAATAAAAATGGCGGCAAAAATTGCAAAACATGCATGGAAGAGTGGAGTACGTGGAAGAGAGCTTGCAGGAACCATTAAAAGGGCTATATTAAAAAGAGTACCATTTAATGATCGCCAGAGGGTACAAAAGGCAGCACTTGCTGGAGCCAGTGCGCTGTATGGATATACAGTGACTAACAGGGATCGATGGTGCTTATGGACAGCTATTGCAGTAACAAAAGGACCATTTTGGATGACTCTGGTTTTTGGTAGATAA
- the rpoA2 gene encoding DNA-directed RNA polymerase subunit A'', which produces MGGFVQDLESIIKILKKKKADFPESLVEEIADASKRHDLDKAELEELIDIIIKAYDRAAVEDGEAVGTVAAQSVGEPGTQMTMRTFHYAGVAELNVTLGLPRLIEIVDARKKISTPTMAIYFEEKYRTDEEFVRKVANQIGKSSMNDILKNFNLNYADMNVVVELDLEKIIERRLDLDDIKERIEKAFKRVQIDNSMLSFEPPSPTIRELRLLADKVRDLQISGVKNIGKVVISKEGSEWVIHTEGSNLGSVLKMEGIDKVRTTTNDIHEIEKVLGIEAARNAIIREAQNTMEEQGLTVDVRHIMLVADMMTADGSVKSIGRHGISGEKASVLARASFEETGKHLLRASIRGEIDHLTGIIENIIIGQPIPLGTGSVGVIMKQKE; this is translated from the coding sequence ATGGGTGGTTTTGTGCAGGATTTAGAAAGTATCATTAAAATTTTAAAGAAGAAAAAGGCTGACTTTCCTGAAAGCCTGGTTGAGGAAATCGCAGATGCCAGCAAAAGGCATGATTTAGATAAAGCAGAACTGGAAGAGCTTATTGATATAATCATAAAGGCATATGACAGAGCAGCTGTTGAAGATGGTGAAGCAGTAGGTACAGTAGCAGCCCAATCTGTGGGCGAACCTGGTACCCAGATGACAATGAGAACATTTCACTATGCAGGGGTAGCAGAACTGAACGTTACCCTCGGTCTTCCAAGACTGATTGAAATTGTGGATGCCAGAAAGAAAATATCAACTCCAACAATGGCCATCTATTTTGAAGAAAAATACAGAACTGACGAGGAGTTTGTAAGAAAAGTAGCCAACCAGATTGGTAAAAGCAGCATGAACGACATTTTAAAGAACTTTAACCTTAACTACGCTGACATGAATGTTGTGGTGGAACTCGATTTAGAGAAGATCATTGAGAGAAGACTTGATCTTGATGACATCAAAGAGCGTATAGAAAAAGCTTTTAAAAGAGTTCAAATAGATAACAGTATGCTGAGTTTTGAACCTCCATCACCAACTATAAGAGAGTTAAGACTTCTTGCAGACAAGGTCCGTGACCTTCAAATCAGTGGTGTAAAGAACATTGGTAAAGTAGTTATCAGTAAAGAAGGCTCTGAATGGGTTATACACACAGAAGGTTCAAATCTTGGATCCGTTTTAAAAATGGAAGGTATTGATAAAGTCAGGACCACAACAAATGACATTCACGAAATAGAGAAAGTTCTGGGAATTGAAGCAGCCAGAAATGCCATAATACGAGAAGCGCAGAATACTATGGAAGAGCAGGGTCTTACAGTGGATGTAAGGCACATCATGCTGGTTGCAGATATGATGACTGCAGACGGTTCTGTTAAATCCATAGGAAGACATGGTATAAGTGGTGAGAAAGCAAGTGTACTGGCAAGAGCTTCTTTTGAAGAGACTGGAAAACACCTCTTAAGAGCCAGCATAAGAGGAGAAATAGATCATCTCACCGGAATAATTGAAAATATTATAATTGGACAGCCGATACCACTTGGAACAGGTTCTGTTGGCGTCATTATGAAACAAAAAGAGTAA
- a CDS encoding 30S ribosomal protein S7 → MSKVFDKWDLEEVKVEDLGLVNYICLDEILVPHTLGRHVKRQFAKSRVSIVERLMNKIMRTERNSGKKNKAYNIVKESLEAINKKSKENPVQVLVKAVENTAPREEITRVKYGGIGYQVAVDIAPQRRVDLALGFITRGALQSSFKRKRSAADCLADELLLAAEYDTRSFAIGKKDEKERIARSAH, encoded by the coding sequence ATGAGTAAGGTTTTTGATAAATGGGATTTAGAAGAGGTGAAAGTAGAGGACCTTGGTCTTGTAAATTATATTTGCTTAGACGAAATACTGGTTCCACACACCTTAGGAAGACATGTTAAGAGACAGTTTGCCAAATCAAGAGTTTCAATTGTGGAAAGATTAATGAACAAAATTATGAGGACAGAAAGAAACTCAGGAAAGAAAAATAAAGCTTACAACATCGTAAAAGAGTCTCTTGAAGCCATAAATAAGAAATCAAAAGAAAACCCTGTGCAGGTACTGGTTAAAGCAGTTGAAAACACTGCTCCCAGAGAAGAAATTACAAGGGTAAAATACGGCGGTATCGGATACCAGGTAGCAGTAGACATTGCCCCTCAAAGAAGAGTGGATTTAGCACTTGGATTTATAACAAGAGGTGCCCTACAGTCCTCATTTAAAAGGAAACGATCCGCAGCAGATTGTTTAGCTGACGAATTATTACTTGCAGCTGAATACGATACCAGAAGTTTTGCAATTGGTAAAAAAGACGAAAAAGAAAGAATTGCAAGATCTGCACACTAA
- a CDS encoding EFR1 family ferrodoxin (N-terminal region resembles flavodoxins. C-terminal ferrodoxin region binds two 4Fe-4S clusters.), with amino-acid sequence MLVPLIYFSSSNNTAYVAKLIAFGLEERGIQVDLVEIEDLKAGKYDITGVDVMGIGAPIYGGFAEPIKNWAKDLDFAGKRVFLFSTAGFAHFGSTREMIRMVDENNGNIIGAFEMTFRGCMDGIIYSRKLSEKYPLRKKDLKRAIDFGLKVADIVKADAGYVDSTYKHNLGAATLAIIRVIKFIVLKMIKVFFYVTDSSKCIACMKCEKVCPSGAVKVKEKKPIIDHDLCISCFRCFKECPQKALNLRFIGDMSYYRGPWQLEGYIDPAKIKENLYFTKY; translated from the coding sequence ATGTTAGTACCGCTTATTTACTTCTCTTCATCGAATAACACAGCATACGTGGCTAAACTCATTGCTTTTGGTCTGGAAGAGAGGGGAATTCAGGTGGATTTGGTCGAAATCGAAGACCTGAAAGCCGGTAAGTATGACATAACCGGCGTTGATGTCATGGGCATCGGTGCTCCAATCTATGGAGGTTTTGCAGAACCAATCAAAAACTGGGCTAAAGATTTGGATTTTGCAGGCAAACGAGTATTTTTGTTTTCAACTGCAGGCTTTGCACATTTCGGGTCGACCAGGGAAATGATCCGAATGGTCGATGAAAACAATGGCAACATAATAGGCGCTTTTGAGATGACATTCAGGGGCTGTATGGATGGAATTATCTACTCGAGGAAACTGTCTGAAAAGTATCCGCTCCGCAAAAAAGATCTAAAGAGAGCAATTGACTTTGGCCTTAAAGTTGCTGATATTGTTAAAGCTGATGCAGGATACGTGGATAGTACGTATAAACACAATTTAGGGGCTGCTACTCTCGCTATCATCAGAGTGATTAAGTTCATTGTTTTAAAAATGATTAAAGTATTTTTTTATGTTACTGACAGCAGCAAATGCATAGCCTGTATGAAATGTGAAAAAGTCTGCCCTTCAGGAGCTGTTAAAGTGAAAGAAAAGAAGCCCATCATAGATCATGACCTGTGCATTTCCTGTTTCAGGTGCTTTAAGGAATGCCCCCAAAAGGCGTTGAATCTGCGTTTTATTGGTGATATGTCCTATTATCGCGGGCCCTGGCAGCTTGAAGGTTACATAGATCCTGCAAAAATAAAGGAAAATCTATATTTCACAAAATACTGA
- the rpsJ gene encoding 30S ribosomal protein S10: MHKARIKLTGTDPEKLAFVCDQLKKIAERTGVDLSGPIPLPTKKLVVPTRKSPDGEGKATWEKWELRIHKRLVGIDADERAMRQVMKVNVPDNVSIEIELKS, encoded by the coding sequence ATGCACAAAGCAAGAATCAAACTCACAGGGACAGACCCAGAAAAGCTCGCATTTGTCTGCGACCAACTTAAAAAAATCGCAGAACGTACTGGTGTAGACCTCTCAGGCCCAATTCCATTACCCACCAAAAAACTCGTAGTTCCAACCAGAAAATCTCCAGACGGAGAAGGAAAAGCTACCTGGGAAAAATGGGAACTTAGAATCCACAAAAGACTTGTTGGAATCGACGCCGATGAAAGGGCAATGAGACAGGTCATGAAGGTAAATGTTCCTGATAACGTAAGTATAGAAATAGAACTTAAAAGCTAA